In Sulfurisphaera javensis, a single genomic region encodes these proteins:
- a CDS encoding RAMP superfamily CRISPR-associated protein produces MTTYLFRLYFLTPYGFRIGVKVEGENTLYALSYGEAFIIPATSWKGMFRRVSEMISSNTKSMEELYGFMDSEGKSKAGLVTFSDSVIKNAKVYTRPHVSIDRKKKTSLERSLFNEEIVYTDKVEVKAIVRGEHELWKNTLLFLRDVGYFIGQGKSRGIGYIKLDEEESVYAKAEIGKKAEFNPLKEFLK; encoded by the coding sequence ATGACAACTTACCTATTTAGACTTTATTTCTTAACTCCCTATGGCTTTAGAATTGGAGTAAAAGTTGAGGGAGAAAACACACTATATGCTTTAAGCTATGGGGAAGCATTTATTATACCAGCAACATCATGGAAAGGAATGTTCAGAAGAGTTAGCGAAATGATAAGCAGTAATACAAAGAGCATGGAGGAACTGTACGGCTTTATGGATAGTGAAGGAAAATCAAAAGCTGGTTTAGTTACTTTTTCCGATAGTGTGATAAAAAATGCAAAAGTTTATACTAGGCCTCACGTTAGCATTGATAGGAAGAAAAAGACTAGCCTTGAAAGATCACTCTTCAATGAGGAAATTGTTTATACTGACAAAGTTGAAGTAAAAGCAATTGTTAGGGGAGAACATGAACTTTGGAAAAATACCTTGTTGTTCCTTAGGGACGTTGGCTATTTCATAGGGCAAGGGAAAAGTAGAGGGATTGGATATATAAAGCTTGATGAGGAAGAAAGCGTTTATGCTAAAGCTGAAATAGGGAAAAAAGCTGAGTTTAATCCTTTAAAAGAGTTCTTGAAATGA